The Lolium rigidum isolate FL_2022 chromosome 1, APGP_CSIRO_Lrig_0.1, whole genome shotgun sequence region AGACATATTACGATTTTTCGTATCCATACCTAACATAAACAGATATAAATCGTGTCCAAAATACATAGAACTGTTGGAGATGTCCTAGGAAAAACACAACACTGGGGGACGCCTACCTCGAACTGAATGATGGAGATGGCCAACACAGACTCACGCGTAGGTTCCTAGCAAGATTTCTCTCCTTCGGATCTCTCCTCCGATGAAGGAATGCCTCTATCAATTTGGAAATATTTTTCTTGCTAAGTTTGAAAAATGGGTGCATGACATAAACTTTATGCTTACGCAGATGTTCGTCGCCATCTTTCACAGAATTATAATGAGAGCGGTGTTCTTTGATCTTAGCTCGAGCTTTTGCTACTGTTCATCCAAAGGAATGGCAGCGAGAGACGCATACCCAGGAAGCCGCTTCCGCTGTTGCGTTGGCGCTACCAGTTACTCTTGACTTCGCCCAAACTGCCCACTTCTGCCGTCGGTCCCGTTTCGCGCCAAAAGAACCCTAGGCAACCGCTTCCGCCGCCCGCAACCACCTCCatatgccgccgccggcgccgtcaGTGGCGCGGCAGGTGGAGGAGATAGCGGCGGATCCCGACCGCGCTGTCGCGTACGCGCGCCTCCTCCACCTGCAGCGCGCGTGCGCCGacgacccctccgccgccgccgacctggCCGCGGCTTCCCCTTCTGCCCTGCTCCCGCTCCTCCTGCGCGACGCCGCCGACCATGACGAGGAAGTCGCCGCTTCCGCCCTCAAGTGCCTCGGCTTCGCGCTCTACCACCCCGTCCTCGTCTCCACCATCTCAGGTAGTAGCACTTCCTGATAACCGCATCCATCTGGTCGTCAGTTAAATGTGCGTTTTGGTTGTGCCCGGTCAGGGTTAGTGAACAAGCCATGGTGGATTGTAGGTTCCCTGGAGATCGAATTAGATGTTCAATTCTAGACTATTGTTATTCTGGCATGCGTTTGGAGCTAATATCCAGTTATCCACTATATCCATATCCGGCTGCAGGTTCACCTTCCAGTCTTCCACTTAGAAGGTGTCTGACAGTTCATGATCTTGTACAATTGAAGAGCCTTTCTCTTTTGCTGTTCTGTAAATCACTACATGCTGCCATCTCTTATTACATCGCTCTCTGAACCGATCAATGTGCTGGGTTTCTCACACATGCCTTTGAATCTCGAAATTATTTGTGGTTTGAAGGATTAGGTATAATATTTGTTTGTTCTTGCCCTGCAGGACAGCTGGCTCAGTCTGTATTGGCTACTTTGGTTCAGCTGATCATGACTACCAAGATGAAGGTTGATTATGCTCACCATTCTTCTATTTTCAAGTGTTTATTTTGTTCAGTTTTGTTGCGGAGAATGTGCATGTTCGTTCACTAATTTGGTTCTGTTCCTCTTAATTTTTTATTACAGGCTATTTGTAATCTTGCAGTCTGGTGCATTTCTGTTCAACAGTTAGAGGCTTTGGTTGTAGAGGATAAAACATCTCCCGTGCTGAATGCTATTGTTTATGCCCTTGACAATCCATTTGGTTCTTTGTCTACAACATTTGAGGCAGTTCAGGTTATTCCCCCGACTGAAACTACGCTCTGTTAAATGCATACTCTCTCTCTCTAATGAAATTTCAGTGAACCTGTTCACTTTGTATCATCACTTGTATTTTCAATGGCAACACAGAAATATGTTAATTTACTAAACCATCTTCGTAATTACTAGAATTCATTACTCTTATATTTCACATCTTCAGCAAAGCGGAAAAACATATTGCTCATAGATGATCTCTCATTCGATTTTTTCCATGCCTCATTACTTTCTTTTTATGTTGTCTCAGTAATTAAAATATCTTCGAAGTTGGAGGGTTTTACCTTTTAGTATGAGCACTTTTGCCACAAGTGTAAAGCATGTACTTTATTCTTGttcctttttttttggtttaATGTATTATCTGTTAGTAATGCTTGGACTAAGGTTTTGCCTGAAAATACTTACTGAAGGCTACCATGAAACTTGCTAGTCAAAATCCAAAAGGGATGAGGGACCTCTCAAGCATGTGGGTTCCCCCGATATACCGAAGACTCTTAAGTGCTGAGAAGCCGGAAAGGGATATGGCTGAAAGATGCCTCATTAAAGTGTCATCAATTATTTTACCTCCTCAATCTTCTCTTTCTAAGGTAATTGAAAAATGTCTCCTATAGTGATTTTTGAATATATGTTTCTAATTGGTGACATTATTTTCGTTGTTGCCAACCATAGTACCCAGGTTGTGTCTTTAAAACCGTAGTCAGATATCACAAACTTAATTGCCACCACACACTTGGCTGTGGAAATGTTTTGCATTGAGTTTGGTACTGAATAAGATGTCCCTTTGAGCTTCTTAGGGAAATAACCAACATTTTGTTATCTGTGTAGCACTGAAATTGCCTTCAGTTTGTCTGGAATGATTATAAAACCCATTTGAGAAAGCAGACTGAAAGTTACTAACAAATTAACTTAGACCAGTTAATATCTGGCACAGTACAATAGTGCTTCTCCGTTACATTAATGATTGTGTTACATTTGACATTTAGTCTTTTTACAACAATTTTGTGACTCTGATTCTTTTCTCATTAAATAAGTTACCATCTTCTGCTACTTTTCCTATTGCAATGTTGATTATGTTATTTACCAACCTCCTGTTGtaccttttttttttactttgcaaTCTAATATTCCAATCTTCTTATTTTCTGCGTATTAACAGTTCCTCAATCAAGTTTTACTTTGTACATGCTGTGCAGGAAGTAGCATCGGACCTTGAGCAAAAGCTACTCTCTTCTATGATTAATATGCTCAATGAACCTTCGAAAAAAATTCAAGCAGTGAAAACATGGGGATGGTTCGTATCCTTACTTGGCGCAAGTGCAGTGAGCACTAGACCTCTACTTAATAAAATACTTAAAGTTCCTGAGCAGTTATTTACTGATCCTGATCCACAAGTTCAGATAACCACAATGGTGAGTTAAACTATTTCGTGAAGTACACTTTTATTCCTGTAAGACAAATATATTCCAATATAATATGATAATCTTCTCAGAATTGCAGGTTACCTGGAGAAATTTGGTGGATGCATTTTTTGCGCCACAGGCTTTAGAAAATGTGGATCAAGAGACAGTGATGTCTCCTTTGGAAGCCAGAGCACGTGCTAGTGTCCAGATGAAAAAGATAAGGCTAATTATGATGCCTTTATGTGGAGTTCTGTCGAGAAGTCATAATATTTCTTTAAGTTCCTCCTGCTTGAGCACATGGCATTACCTTCTATATAAACTTGGTGATTTGATTAACCATTTATCTATTCTGGAGGCTGCTTTTGGGCCAGTACTCAAGATAATCTTCTCCAGTGGACTTCATAGTAAGAACAAGCCACTGTGGTCATTTTGCATCAATCTTTTTCACGCTTTTGTTTCAGTAAGAGTTAGGCATTTGAGCTCACCCGGAGAGAATGTGTGTGTTCCACTGAATCAGAACCTGCTATCCCAAACTTGTACACATCTCAAGGCCTTGTTGGGTGTTCATCAAATCAAATGGTTGCCATGGGACGTTACCTGCCTTGATTTTCAGTTGGGGATCCTTAGCTTAATTGTGAATCCAGAACTACTTCAGAATATGGGTGTTGAAATGGCAGTAACTATTATGGACTCCACAACACAAATTTTCAGGTTGCTTCTACAGGGAGTTCGACTTCAGTGTAACTCAAAGTTAGCTGATGACAATGTTGCGATATGCATTACTAAGGTATGCAAATTTGTAAAGAAAGTGTTTCTGGATCTGGAAGGAAAGCAAAAGAGTAACAGGTCAGCAGTGTTAGTGCAATTTGGTCTTCAGTTTGTCAAGTGTACTATAGAGGAACTGGATAATTCTATGTTGGATTCTGGAAAGTGCGAGTTATGCTTAGACATAGAACAAATAAAGGAGATGCGATATGCAGAATGCAGTACAAAGTTATCTTATCCAAGAATCAGGCCACTTGCTTACATGGAGATGGTTTCTCCAGCAGTTTACTTGACTGCACTGTCTCTGTCAGTCGTAACTCAGTTTACCGGAGAGTTGTCACATGGAGATGCCCATCAATTGGCTTCAATTATCTGTTCATCTGATCTCCCAGAGAACTTCCATGCTGCTGTTGCTTTTCTGTATATGCAAATCATGCGTCCAGTAGATAGTCAGCTAAGAATAAAATGGTTGTTGTTGTGGAACAAAGTGTCAAAGCGGTTGAATGAGCAAATGATCTCTTACTTGAAACTTAGCTGTGGTGCAAGTGGCCATGATGTTTTCTGTCAGTTCTTCTGTTATCCATTTTTCGCTAGTTCCAAGGGTTACCTTCCCATGACACAAGACTTGGAGGCGGAGCTGGCTATTGAGGTTTATGGATCCCTTTGTACGAACTCCAGTTATTGTTTAGAGGCTTCTTACATGGTTTTCCTTGGTCACCTTTTTGAATATTTTATCCACACAATTGATGAAAATATGTCCTCATTCCAAGCCAATATTGAGTATTGCTTAGAGAAGAAGTTTGAAGACATTACTATCCTTTCTTTTCTTGGTAAAGTAGTTATTGGAGCACTAGAGAATGCCCAAATTTTGAACTATGCTTACCAAGACGTGGAAGTAGCAAATGAGGAGTCTGATGGATGCAGACGACCTAACCTTTTCTTGAGTTGCTTGAAGCTTGTTAACAGGTTTGTTGAATTATACTTTTAGATGAAACAACTCTAGTTTATCCTGCCTAGGATGACCAATGATTTCAAGACGTTTCAGTAATAATTCCAATAATTTCATCACATGTGCAGGTTTATGAGACTGTCAAGTTTTGGTATCAAAGCAAATCCAGCTGCAAAACACCAAGTCACAAACATGTAAGTAAATTGGATTTACTAAAATGACAATCTTGCAGATTAATTTCAATAGCAACAAAGCTGCTCTTTGTTCTGATTACATCTCTGGCTTTTATTATGCTTCAGGTTTTTTTCATCTTTATCTACTTTCGTTGGGCATCTTACATTGGCAAAAGATATTGTTCTACTCTTTGAGGTTTGTGCCATCTTTCCAGTATTCTTTAAGTGGACCGACTTTATTATATTGTTATAATACAAGCACATGTTCTTTTTTGCCAAGTGCTAACTTGGCGATAAATGCCACCTCATCCTTGCAGATTATTGGAGATCAACTTACTGAATGGCTCACTTTATCTAGCACATTGTACAATGAAATGCAACAAGGAGAAACCATTATTAATCAGCTTGAGAAACTCTTGCTCAGCACTGTCAGGTGCTTGACGACAAGCCAGCTCATCTATGACTACTTCTTTCTTCAGAAGCAGCATCCGCTTCTCCAAGTGGCGGTTAACCACCCACACAAGCCTATTTCAGCTGCAGCCACGTTGATTCGGAGAGCATCAGGACCTGGCAATGCAGGCTTGCTGCATGAAGGATGCCGCTCATTTTCCAGGACAGATGAGTTGTTGGAGGATCTTAACTGTGCCAGCGACACTGACAAGACCTTCGCGCTCGAGGAACTAAGCATTTCAAGGATGTTAGCACCGCCAATGTCGTCGGGTCGAGGCGTCGTCACGTCAAACTCAACCGACCACGCCAAGAGGAATGGTGAATCACTCAGGGTCTCTGCAGGTGTAGGGAGGAAGAGGCTGAAGATCACGAAGTATTCAGGCAAGGCCAAGGGACTTGGCAAAGTTACTGGCGATTCCTTCTCGCCGCAGTGGGTGGAAAGTAAGGTGTGCAGGAAACCAGAACTGATACTTGAGATGCTGAAGAGGAAGAGATAATTGCTTGAAGCCATCGCACTGCACATGTCTGTATGCAAGCCTGTTCATGGTTTGGTCCGAAACTGCGCAAACCATGGAACCAACTAGAGCAAGCCGTGTAACCGGTTTCGGCGGGTCATGGGTCCTGGATAGTGTCTACACCACCGAACTAGTAGTCTTCAAGCTTCAGCTCTACATCAGCATTATCCATGGGCCACGTCGAACACAGCGGGGTTGAGACCCGAGCTACTCCTTCCGTTTATTTTTCGTATATATTTGGTTAAAATTTACAGAGTTTGACTTTGATTAAATCCAAAACATGAAGTAAATAAGAACGGTGGGAGTATAAGGAAGCGAGAAAGTGTTGTCTCCTAGTCTAACACATAGCTCTGGTGGTTGGGGCAAAGACAAAGACGCTCCCCAGCGGGCAAGCGTATCCGACAGAATGATCAAGCGTATCCGGCATATATGAAAATTAGTTACCCAAACATAGATGCacactatattttttattttcatccTTGAGAATTAATCTGCATGTTGTCCCGAACACAACACGAATCATATCATATCTGTCGTCAGAACTGAATAGTCTGCCGACAAACTCATCGCTAAAGCAACGAGCAGCTACGAACTAAAGAAGCAAGTATAGCATGATTACTCAGATAGCTGCTCAAGTAAGAAAGCGAGGAACTAATAGGCTAAAATAAGCCATTGAGCTTGAGCCTATTAGATTATCTACTCCAAGACAGCTTTTAGGTACGCCTGATCCTACATCTGGTCAGAGCTGTACCAATCAAATCAATTTAACTACACGAACTGAACTGATTAAGCACTAGGCTAGATAGCTTTTCATGATGGCAACATACTACGAAGCTTCACATCGCgctctctgaaaccaaacggtcagaaaaaATATGGTTGCACGCGATGAAAATTCCATCCAATCCGGCAACCTTCAGGCATGTCATCCATTGGAATTCGCCGACGGAGCCTTCCTGAACACGACAGTCCGGCCAGATTAGTGAAGATAAGCGTCAAGCAGATCCTTGTCATGGCGTGAGAGGAATCCTAGGAGCAAACCCCCTTTATTCAAAGCCAGCCCGGTAGCCACCATACTATTGGCCATCACCGACCGCTAGACCCACCAGAACTAGGTAGGCAGATTGAGGACGGTGGATTAACATCCATAGCACCGGCCGTTCCGCATGATCGCACCGAAGTGCATCTCGAGGAAGAGAATCAATGTAGCCATCTCGACCATAGGACTCCGCCCCAGCCGTCACGCTCGACGGGAAGTGCTTGTGACGCCCAAGCCGCGCTTGAACACCTTTGTTGCGATCTGCCCCCCTCCCCGATCCTTCGGATTTGGCGCCAGCCGCCATGGATGAGACTGGCGGAAACAAGGATCTACACCGGGGAGGAGCTTTTGGTGGCGGTTACGGTTGGCCCTGGCATGTGTGTGACATTGCTATGTCATCCTCTACATGCATCACCGATGTCGAGGATGCTATCGTGGACTACCTAATAATCAGAAGGATCTATCATCCAACAATTGTTCTACAAACACACTTACCCATGCCTTCGTGCCGGTAGCGGCGAAATAGAGGATGTGATCTAGGGATTGTGTCCCAAGCTATATCGTGCGACGTCGCTTGGAGACTCTTTGCTATGTTAGAATATGTGTAGAATATGGATTAGGGGATAAGATTACCATGCTAATTCTCCAATGCTATGTTAGAATATGTGTAGAATATGGATTAGGGGATAAGATTACATATCTTTTTGTAGTTCAAGTCTCTTACTACCTTATTTTGTTGACCCGGAACAACAGTCTGCTTTTTCATTAAACGAGGCTGGAATCCTGTACATGCCTAGAGAGGCAGAGACAAAGGCAAAAACTATAAGGAAAAGAAACTCAAATAAAAAACTCCTTTACATCTCTTTAGAGGAGTTGCAACAGCATTTGCCTCCTCTTGAATTATCAAGCCAGATTAGCCGGCAACAACTCTTTGCTTTCAAAAACTGCTTTCACCTTTTTGAGCTCTCGGAATAGAATGCTATATCTTGCTCCACCACACTCTCACCATGGACACATGGGAGCACACCCTGGCAAGGGATGCATTGACCGCCCAATGAGAAGCCCCACCTTGCTTGGCATAGGAGCAGCCCACAAAGGCTACAAACTGCATTGCAAGGCACCCCTTCCTTGGAGCCTATCAGAAGTCCAGTTTCTATTACGCAGAAGCTACTAAAGAGTACCTCTATATGTATAACTTATGAGGATTGTAACAAAATAACACGAAACAATTTACATGAATCATCTATTTTGATATGGTATCGGAGTGGTTTGACTAATGTCACCGATCCTAGGTTTCCACCATTTCCGCATCATGGACAGCCTCGGATAGAGATCTCTTTTCAGAGGAGCAGCGATATTGGTCGAACATCGGTTTCTAGTTTGGATCAACTATGTATATTAGGTCCAATTTTCCAAATTCCAATCTCGTAATTTAGGTCCAATTGAGGTACTGTACAAAATAAATCCCTACCGCCTCCACGATCCCCCTCCGGTGAAAAACAGCGCAAGCTCAGTGCAACGCGGCGCACGACTTGGCGGTCCGGAGGACAAGATcctcttagggcatgtacaatggtaatatttttagcagtgccacgtaggataaacgTCGAGGTGGAGGAAATAGAAAGATAaaaaaagactttgccttctcttagctaagagatgatctcttagcacaataTCTTAGCTGGACTTCTAGTACTGTCTTGGGGGTGCTAGAGCTGTTGTTTCAAGGATTAGATCGCCGTAGCgagatttttcttttttgtaattttgttgttgttgtgtgcatccgtaatgtcgcTAGGCCAATGCGTTATTGCATagactgagtgtaattggtatctctgctATATTAATATCCGCTTTTTATCGAAAAATCTCTGTCATCATATTTTTGATGTCTTTTACTAAagataaaactaaaaaataattTATTGTATATCATATTTTACTGTTATATCTAGATTAGGTGGTAGGATTAACCA contains the following coding sequences:
- the LOC124706043 gene encoding uncharacterized protein LOC124706043; the encoded protein is MPPPAPSVARQVEEIAADPDRAVAYARLLHLQRACADDPSAAADLAAASPSALLPLLLRDAADHDEEVAASALKCLGFALYHPVLVSTISGQLAQSVLATLVQLIMTTKMKAICNLAVWCISVQQLEALVVEDKTSPVLNAIVYALDNPFGSLSTTFEAVQATMKLASQNPKGMRDLSSMWVPPIYRRLLSAEKPERDMAERCLIKVSSIILPPQSSLSKEVASDLEQKLLSSMINMLNEPSKKIQAVKTWGWFVSLLGASAVSTRPLLNKILKVPEQLFTDPDPQVQITTMVTWRNLVDAFFAPQALENVDQETVMSPLEARARASVQMKKIRLIMMPLCGVLSRSHNISLSSSCLSTWHYLLYKLGDLINHLSILEAAFGPVLKIIFSSGLHSKNKPLWSFCINLFHAFVSVRVRHLSSPGENVCVPLNQNLLSQTCTHLKALLGVHQIKWLPWDVTCLDFQLGILSLIVNPELLQNMGVEMAVTIMDSTTQIFRLLLQGVRLQCNSKLADDNVAICITKVCKFVKKVFLDLEGKQKSNRSAVLVQFGLQFVKCTIEELDNSMLDSGKCELCLDIEQIKEMRYAECSTKLSYPRIRPLAYMEMVSPAVYLTALSLSVVTQFTGELSHGDAHQLASIICSSDLPENFHAAVAFLYMQIMRPVDSQLRIKWLLLWNKVSKRLNEQMISYLKLSCGASGHDVFCQFFCYPFFASSKGYLPMTQDLEAELAIEVYGSLCTNSSYCLEASYMVFLGHLFEYFIHTIDENMSSFQANIEYCLEKKFEDITILSFLGKVVIGALENAQILNYAYQDVEVANEESDGCRRPNLFLSCLKLVNRFMRLSSFGIKANPAAKHQVTNMFFSSLSTFVGHLTLAKDIVLLFEIIGDQLTEWLTLSSTLYNEMQQGETIINQLEKLLLSTVRCLTTSQLIYDYFFLQKQHPLLQVAVNHPHKPISAAATLIRRASGPGNAGLLHEGCRSFSRTDELLEDLNCASDTDKTFALEELSISRMLAPPMSSGRGVVTSNSTDHAKRNGESLRVSAGVGRKRLKITKYSGKAKGLGKVTGDSFSPQWVESKVCRKPELILEMLKRKR